The Xanthomonas indica sequence GCGTTCGCGCAGTTCGCCTCGGACCTGGACGAAGCCACCCGCAAGCAGCTCGAGCGCGGTCAGCGCGTCACCGAGCTGATGAAGCAGAAGCAGTACATGCCGATGTCCATCGCCAACCAGGCGCTGTCGATCTACGCGGTCAACGAGGGCTACCTCGACGACGTGCCGGTCAACAAGCTGCTGGCGTTCGAAGAGGGCCTGCACGCCCACTTCGCCAACACCCAGGGCGAGCTGATCGCCAAGGTCAACGACACCGGCGACTGGAACGGCGACATCGAGGCCGCGTTCAAGAAGGGCATCGGCGAGTTCAAGACCACGGGTAGCTGGTAAATCAGTTGCAGGGAATCGGGAATAGAGAATAGGGAATCGTAGGAGCGGGATCCGGGCTTGCCCATTTCCGATTCTCCATTCCCCATTCCCACGAAGCGAGCAAAGCGAGCGAGAGCATGGCAGGCGGACGCGAAATCAAATCCAAGATCAAGAGCGTGCAGAACACCCGCAAGGTGACGCGCGCGCTCGAGATGGTCTCGGCCTCCAAGATCCGCAAGGCGCAGGATCGGATGAAGACCTCGCGTCCGTACGCGCAGGCGATGAAGCAGGTGATCGGGCATCTGGCGCAGGCCAGCACCGACTACACCCATCCGTTCCTGGTGCAGCGCGAGTCGGTCAAGCGCGTCGGCTACATCGTGATCTCCTCCGATCGCGGCTTGGCCGGCGGCCTGAACAACAACCTGTTCCGCAAGATGCTGGGCGAAGTGCGCCAGTGGCAGGACCAGGGCGCGGGCGTGGACGTGGTCACCATCGGCCAGAAGGCCTCGGTGTTCTTCCGCCGGCTCAAGGTGGACATGGTCGGCAGCGTCAGCCACCTGGGCGACCAGCCGCGCGTGGAGCAGTTGATCGGCGTGATCAAGGTGATGCTGGATGCGTTCACCGAAGGCAAGCTGGACCGCGTGTATCTGGTCTACAACCGCTTCGTCAACACGATGACGCAGAAGGCCAGCTTCGACCAGCTGCTGCCGCTGCCGGCGGCCGAGAGCCAGGTCGCGCACCACGACTGGGACTACCTGTACGAACCCGATGCCGCGAGCGTGCTCGAGCACGTGATGACGCGCTACATCGAGTCGCTGGTGTACCAGGCGGTACTGGAGAACGTGGCCTCCGAGCATGCGGCGCGCATGGTCGCGATGAAGGCGGCCAGCGACAACGCCAGCAAGCTGATCAGCACCTTGCAGTTGGTCTACAACAAGGCGCGCCAGGCCGCGATCACCCAGGAAATTTCCGAAATCGTCGGCGGCGCGGCCGCTGTGTAGCCGGGAATAGGGAATGGAGAAACGGGAATGGTCGCAACATCGCTCGATCTTCCCATTCCCGATTCCCCGTTCCCCATTCCCGACACCAGTTTCGAACAGACATTAGTGGAGTTATCCAAATGAGTCAGGGCAAGATCGTTCAGATCATCGGCGCGGTCGTCGACGTCGAATTCGCGCGTGCCGATGTGCCGAAGGTGTACGACGCACTGAAGGTCGACGGCACCGCCATCACGCTGGAAGTGCAGCAGCAGTTGGGCGACGGCGTCGTGCGCACGATCGCCCTCGGCTCCACCGACGGCCTCAAGCGCAACCTGGTCGCCACCAACACCGGCCGTGCGATCTCGGTGCCGGTCGGCGCCGGCACGCTGGGCCGCATCATGGACGTGCTGGGCCGCCCGATCGACGAGGCCGGCGACGTGCAGGCCACCGACCATTGGGAAATCCACCGCGCGGCGCCGACCTACGAAGACCAGTCCTCGGCCACCGAGCTGCTGGAGACCGGCATCAAGGTCATCGACCTGATGTGCCCGTTCGCCAAGGGCGGCAAGGTCGGCCTGTTCGGCGGCGCTGGCGTCGGCAAGACCGTCAACATGATGGAACTGATCAACAACATCGCCAAGGCGCACTCGGGTCTGTCCGTGTTCGCCGGCGTGGGCGAGCGTACCCGCGAGGGCAACGACTTCTACCACGAGATGAAGGACTCCAACGTCCTGGACAAGGTGGCGATGGTGTACGGCCAGATGAACGAGCCGCCGGGCAACCGCCTGCGCGTCGCGCTGACCGGCCTGACCATGGCCGAGTACTTCCGCGACGAGAAGGACGCCTCGGGCAAGGGCAAGGACGTGCTGCTGTTCGTCGACAACATCTACCGCTACACCCTGGCCGGCACCGAAGTGTCGGCGCTGCTGGGCCGCATGCCGTCGGCGGTGGGCTACCAGCCGACCCTGGCCGAGGAAATGGGCGTGCTGCAGGAGCGCATCACCTCGACCAAGTCCGGCTCGATCACCTCGATCCAGGCCGTGTACGTGCCCGCGGACGACCTGACCGACCCGTCGCCGGCGACCACCTTCGCCCACCTCGACGCCACCGTCGTGCTGTCGCGTAACATCGCCTCGTTGGGTATCTACCCGGCGGTGGACCCGCTCGACTCGACCAGCCGCCAGCTGGACCCGAACGTGATCGGCCACGAGCACTACGACACCGCCCGCCGCGTGCAGTCCACCTTGCAGAAGTACAAGGAACTGAAGGACATCATCGCGATCCTGGGCATGGACGAACTGTCCGAAGAGGACAAGCAGGCCGTGTCGCGCGCGCGCAAGATCGAGCGCTTCTTCAGCCAGCCGTTCCACGTGGCCGAAGTGTTCACCGGCTCGCCGGGCAAGTACGTGTCGCTGAAGGACACCATCCGCGGCTTCAAGGCCATCGTCGACGGCGAATACGACCACCTGCCGGAGCAGGCCTTCTACATGGTCGGCGGCATCGAGGAAGCGGTCGAGAAGGCCAAGAAGATGGCCGAGAAGGCGTAAGAGCCGGGATTCGGCATTCGGGATTAGGGATTCGCAAGGCGGCATCGAGGACAAGGGAGTGGGAGTGAGGACAAGGCGGCGCGACTGCTTTGCCCAATCCCCAATCCCCAATCCCCAATCCCGCCTCGCGCCAGCGAGGTAACCATGAGCACCATCCGTTGCGACATCGTCAGCGCCGAGCATGAGATCTACCACGGCGACGCCACCCTGGTGGTCGCGACCGGCGAACTGGGCGAGTTGGGCATTGCCCCGAAGCACGCGCCGTTGATCACCCGGCTCAAGCCCGGCAAGGTGGTGGTGACCACCCCGAGCGGCGAGCAGTTGGATTTCGCCATTTCCGGCGGCATCCTCGAGG is a genomic window containing:
- the atpG gene encoding F0F1 ATP synthase subunit gamma: MAGGREIKSKIKSVQNTRKVTRALEMVSASKIRKAQDRMKTSRPYAQAMKQVIGHLAQASTDYTHPFLVQRESVKRVGYIVISSDRGLAGGLNNNLFRKMLGEVRQWQDQGAGVDVVTIGQKASVFFRRLKVDMVGSVSHLGDQPRVEQLIGVIKVMLDAFTEGKLDRVYLVYNRFVNTMTQKASFDQLLPLPAAESQVAHHDWDYLYEPDAASVLEHVMTRYIESLVYQAVLENVASEHAARMVAMKAASDNASKLISTLQLVYNKARQAAITQEISEIVGGAAAV
- the atpD gene encoding F0F1 ATP synthase subunit beta, coding for MSQGKIVQIIGAVVDVEFARADVPKVYDALKVDGTAITLEVQQQLGDGVVRTIALGSTDGLKRNLVATNTGRAISVPVGAGTLGRIMDVLGRPIDEAGDVQATDHWEIHRAAPTYEDQSSATELLETGIKVIDLMCPFAKGGKVGLFGGAGVGKTVNMMELINNIAKAHSGLSVFAGVGERTREGNDFYHEMKDSNVLDKVAMVYGQMNEPPGNRLRVALTGLTMAEYFRDEKDASGKGKDVLLFVDNIYRYTLAGTEVSALLGRMPSAVGYQPTLAEEMGVLQERITSTKSGSITSIQAVYVPADDLTDPSPATTFAHLDATVVLSRNIASLGIYPAVDPLDSTSRQLDPNVIGHEHYDTARRVQSTLQKYKELKDIIAILGMDELSEEDKQAVSRARKIERFFSQPFHVAEVFTGSPGKYVSLKDTIRGFKAIVDGEYDHLPEQAFYMVGGIEEAVEKAKKMAEKA
- a CDS encoding F0F1 ATP synthase subunit epsilon is translated as MSTIRCDIVSAEHEIYHGDATLVVATGELGELGIAPKHAPLITRLKPGKVVVTTPSGEQLDFAISGGILEVQPQVVTILADTAIRAQDIDEASVRKAKEEAERLLANRGEGMDVAEAQAKLAEVTAQLQALERLRKNLKH